Proteins co-encoded in one Acidobacteriota bacterium genomic window:
- a CDS encoding SCO family protein → MRAFIIAIFVAFVFSGCSGTSGPGPASASAKRYPIKGKVVSVDKAAKKAKIDHERVEGYMEPMTMDFPIHADWAWDELTPGAEIKGDLVVDNAAKEPYWIENIGIIAAAKPGQPVPEINENFAQVEKEVPEFTLTNQDGKKFSLKDYRGKALAITFIYSRCPLPDYCIKMSTAFSDLALQLNTDPEFKDKIRLLSISFDPENDSPEKLRSYGIGYLGKGAKPDFTVWQLAVGADAEVRKIADFFGLRYEVDANDKTQINHSLRTAVISPDGKVVKIIPGNEWTPAELLSELKGSLAKPN, encoded by the coding sequence ATGCGTGCTTTTATCATTGCGATTTTCGTTGCTTTTGTGTTTTCAGGGTGCTCAGGCACGAGCGGTCCCGGCCCGGCTAGTGCCTCGGCCAAACGCTATCCGATCAAAGGAAAAGTAGTATCGGTCGATAAGGCCGCCAAAAAAGCCAAGATCGATCATGAACGTGTCGAGGGCTATATGGAACCGATGACCATGGACTTCCCGATCCATGCCGATTGGGCATGGGATGAGCTCACGCCCGGAGCTGAAATAAAAGGCGATCTCGTCGTTGATAATGCGGCAAAAGAACCGTACTGGATCGAGAACATCGGGATCATTGCTGCCGCAAAGCCCGGCCAACCGGTTCCCGAAATCAATGAGAACTTTGCACAGGTCGAGAAAGAGGTTCCAGAATTTACACTCACAAATCAGGACGGAAAAAAATTTTCGTTGAAAGATTATCGCGGCAAGGCTCTGGCGATCACATTCATTTATTCACGCTGTCCGCTGCCGGATTACTGCATCAAGATGTCCACGGCATTCAGCGATCTGGCCTTGCAGCTAAATACTGATCCAGAATTTAAGGACAAGATCAGGCTGCTCAGCATCTCGTTCGATCCGGAAAACGACTCGCCGGAGAAGCTCAGATCTTATGGGATAGGCTACTTGGGCAAAGGTGCGAAGCCCGATTTCACTGTGTGGCAGTTGGCCGTAGGGGCAGATGCTGAGGTGCGAAAGATCGCCGACTTCTTTGGCCTGAGATATGAAGTTGACGCCAACGACAAAACGCAGATCAACCACAGCCTGCGAACCGCGGTCATCTCGCCCGACGGTAAGGTCGTAAAGATAATTCCCGGGAACGAATGGACACCGGCCGAGCTTCTGAGCGAACTTAAAGGCTCACTCGCGAAGCCGAATTAA